A region of the Aulosira sp. FACHB-615 genome:
CAAATATATTTTAAATTGGCTACCTTGTCCTGCTTCACTATGAACATTGATAAAACCGCCGTGGTTTTTTACAATTCCTAGTACTGTGGAAAGTCCTAACCCTGTGCCTTTACCAAGTTCTTTAGTTGTAAAAAATGGCTCAAATATGCGGTCTAATATTTCTGTGGGAATACCTAAACCAGTGTCAATTACAGAAATCACTATATATGGGCCAATTTTAGAATCAAGGTGCATATTGGCATAATTTTCATCTACCACAAAATTTTCGGCAGTAATTTTTAATATTCCCCCATTGGGCATGGCATCACGGGCATTCACACACAAATTCATCAGCACTTGATGTAGTTGAGTAGCATCACCAGATATCACCCATAGATTTTGCGCTAATAGAGTTGTAATTTCGATAGTTTTGGGAAATGTTTCTTTAATAATCTGCTGAATTTCGATGATTAAATGTTTAAATTGGACAAGGGTGCGTTCTCCCTCCATTCCCCGCGTAAAAGACAAGACTTGTTTGACTAAATTTGCTCCACGTTTAGCGTTCGTGATTAATATTGGTAATAACCTGCGAGAACGTTCATCTTGTAATTGGACTTCTAAAAGTTGGGCTGTCATTAAAATTGGTGCCAAGACATTATTGAGGTCGTGAGCAATACCACTAGCTAATGTGCCAATACTTTCTAATCTTTGCGCCCGCAGAAATTGGGCTTCTAATTGTTGTTTTTGAGTAATGTCAGTATTAACGACTAAAATTGCTTGGGTTTGATGTGCAAAATCACTTACTAATGTCCAACGACTTTCGACAATAATTTTTTTATTAGCTGCTGTGGTTTGGTATAATTCTCCTTGCCAAGAACCATGTTTCATTAATAACCGCAGTGCTTCTTGTAACCGAGATAAGTCTTTTTCTTGCCACAAATCTGCTGTTTTTTTACCAATGACTTCCTCTTTTTGCCAACCATATAAAGTTTCGGCAGCTTTGTTCCAAAACAAGATGTTATCATCTAAATCGCGGACAAAAATTGCATCGGTGGCGACATCAAGTAAGGCGGCTTGTTCGCGGATTTTTTGTTCTGTTTGTTTGCGTTCAATGGCGTAGCGAATGGAACGTTCTAATAAAGGTGCAGTTAATTGACTTTTTTCTAAATAATCGGCTGCACCGGCTTTCATGGCTTCGATATCAATTTCTCGATCGCCTTGACCTGTGAGTAAAATAATTGGTGCAGTACAACCATTAGCGACGGCTGCGCGTAAAAGTTCGAGTCCGTTGTGAATGCCTAAACGATAATCTACTAGATATATATCATGTTGATTTTGGGCGATCGCCTGTTGTGCATCTGCATAATTATCTATCCATGATAATTCACAGCTTGCGACTTGAAATTCCCCGAACCAATCACGAGTCAAAATATAATCATCTTCGTCATCATCAATGAGTAGAACTCTGATTGGGTTTTTCTTCATTTTCTCCTCCCACTACTGCTAGTGGTAATTCCACAATTTCAAACCAGTATTTACCAAAGGTTTCCATTAGTTCTACTAAGGCAGAAAATGTCATTGGTTTGACTATGTAAGAATTAGCACCCAAACTGTAGGTGTGATGAATATTTTCTTCTGCCTTTGAGGTGGTCAGGACGATAACCGGAATTGTTCTGAGTTCAGGGTCGGTTTTAATTTCTTTTAGCACCTCCAAGCCGTTTTTTTTGGGCATATTCAAGTCCAGCAAAATCAAGCCAGGACGTGGTGCAAGTTTGTTGTCAGTATATTGACCACGGCGATGGAGATAATCCATCAATTCTTCTCCATTACTGACTGTATGTAAATCGATGGGCAATTGACTCACTGTGATTGCCTCACGGACTAACATACTGTCATCTTCGTCATCATCAGCCATTAAGATAGTCACGGTTGGTTGCCGACCCTTCACTATGAATTTTCTCCTGAGATATATACTTATTAGTATGGATTAAAGCTGGAGAAAAAACCCAAATATTCTGATATCTTTGACAGCTTGTCAAACTTACACCTTGATTCGCGGTTAAATTGCTAAACTTCTGATTTCCAGTAGATATTCGCCTCCTGGATTTATGCTTGAGCTTATAATAGCTATTCTAGATTCTGGCTTTCAAGTCATCATTTCTACGGTTTTGCGGGAAAATTGCTGGTAGTTTCTAGATGTATAGCAGTAGTCAGAGATGTTAGGACAATTTCAAAGTTTGAATGCCAGAAATAGTAAGACTTTTCCTCCTGACTTGAAAGAGGGTGTAAGGGTGTAAGGGTATGGGGGTGTAGGGGAAGGATATCTTTCATCTATGACTGTGAAATTTTTTCATCGGGACTGCCTTCTGCTATATTTGTCCAATTAACCCTATTTTTCAGAACTGGAATAATACCTCTGGCAGAAGAAAAACTATGTAGGAGAATTTATTGGCAAATTGACAATTAATTTTGTACCTTTTCCTGGGGTGCTTTGAGCAGTAATTGTGCCGAAATGGCGTTCGGCGATTTTGCGACAAATAGTTAAGCCAATGCCTGTACCTTCATATTCTCGCCGACCATGTAACCTTTGAAAAATTTGAAAGATGCGATCGCTATACTTTTGTTCAAATCCAATACCATTATCTTCGATGATAATTTGACAAAATTCCAGTCCCACGGCTAATTGTGCTGATTGATTATTTAAATGTTGACTATATATTTTGACAATAGGTGTCATTTGTGGGTGATGAAATTTCAAAGCGTTACCAATGAGATTTTGCATTAATTGGCGCATTTGCAGAGGATCAGCTTTGATTGTTGGTAAATCTTCCACTTCCACAGTTGCGCCTGTTTGTTGAATTAAAACTTCTAAATCCGACAATACCTCTTGGGTGATTTCAGCTAAACTTACAGATACAAAAGGTTGCGCTCTGGTTGTTACCCGTGAGAGCGTTAACAAACCTTCAATTAAAGTCTGCATTCGCAAAACAGCATTCTGCATTCTTTCTAAATAATCAGATGCAGCTTCAGGTAAAGAGTCACCACAAGTAATGAGTAAGCGTTCGCTAAAAGTTTTAATTTTGCGTAGCGGTTCTTGTAAATCATGGGAAGCAATAAAGGCAAATTCTTGCAGTGCTTCATTAGAACGGCTGAGTTCTTGTCGTTGACGAGTTTCGGTTTCCAGAATTTTGCTTTGGGTTAAAGCAATACCAATTTGATCTGCCAGTTGTTGCAAAAGTTCAATTTCCCAGTTATTCCACTGTCGGGGATGTACACACTGATTGGCAATTAATAAGCCCCAGATTTGATTTTGGAGAAAGATTGGTACCGAAAGAACAGCTTTGACACCCAACTCTTGCATAATTTTCAGGTGTGGCGGTGAGATGTTTGCCGCTTCTTGTTCGTCGTCTAAATTACTAATGGCGTTAATTATTCCCTGGCTGTATTTTAAAACATACATTTCTCCGAGAGTCGGCTCATTCAATTCCAGACTTGAGGCCATTGGCAAACCAGGAACCACGGCTTCTTTTAAAATTAAGATTGAGCCGTTGGAACGTAGTCGTAAAATCAAAACTCTATCTGCACGCAGTAATTTTTGTACCTCAGTGACACTGGTTTGCAAAATTTCGTCAATCTGTAAAGACTGGCGAATTTTGACAGTGATGTCAGCAAATAGTTGCGATCGTAAATTTTGCCATTGTAATTGTGCCTGTACTCGCTTACGTTCAGTAATGTCCATCATCGCACCAATCATCCGCACTGGTTGACCTGCTTGGTCATGGACAATATAAGCTCGGTCTAAAATGTAAGCATAGGAACCATCATAACGACGAAAGCGGTATTCATGTGACCAAAATTGTTGCCCGCTATTAATAGCAGCCCACATATCAGTATCAATTATTGGTTGATCTTCTGGATGTATGCGTTCATACCACCAATTTAAATCAGCACTCAACTCTGCTAAGGGATAGCCAAACAGGGTTTGTACAGCTTGATTCCACCACACCTGATTCGTCAGCAAATCCCAATCCCAAATCACATCATTAGTTGCACGGGTAATAATTTGAAATCGCTCTTCACTCTGGCGCAATTCTGCTTCTGCTTGTTTACGCTTGGTAATATCTATCACGATCCCAGACATTCGCACAGGTTCCCCAGCCGCGTTGCGAAAAACTACACCTTTGCTCACTAACCAGCGAATGCTACCATCAGCTAAAACAATCCGAAATTCTACATCATACTCCGCATCTGTTTGCACTGCTTCGATTACCGAGATGTTGACAAAATCCCGGTCTTGGGGATGAACATAGTGTAAAAAAGTTTCATACCGACCATCAAAACTACCAGGTTCCAAGCCAAACAGTGCTTCTTTGTTATCTGACCAACTAACTTGATTAGTAATTATATTCCAGTCCCAAGTTCCCATCCGAGCAGCTTCTAGGGCAATTTTCATTTGGGTTTCTCGTAATTGCGCCTGTTGATTTTGCTGACGTAATTTCTTGATGGCGCGAGATGCTGCTAAAAGATGGCGGATTCTGTGGGATAATACTACCCATTGAATTGGTTTAGTAATGTAGTCGGTTGCACCCACGGCAAAAGCTCGCTCTACCGATGCTGGCTCGTAAGCCGCAGTAATCATTAATATTGGTGTATCCTGAATATCTGGTAATTTTTGTAATTTTTCG
Encoded here:
- a CDS encoding hybrid sensor histidine kinase/response regulator; protein product: MKKNPIRVLLIDDDEDDYILTRDWFGEFQVASCELSWIDNYADAQQAIAQNQHDIYLVDYRLGIHNGLELLRAAVANGCTAPIILLTGQGDREIDIEAMKAGAADYLEKSQLTAPLLERSIRYAIERKQTEQKIREQAALLDVATDAIFVRDLDDNILFWNKAAETLYGWQKEEVIGKKTADLWQEKDLSRLQEALRLLMKHGSWQGELYQTTAANKKIIVESRWTLVSDFAHQTQAILVVNTDITQKQQLEAQFLRAQRLESIGTLASGIAHDLNNVLAPILMTAQLLEVQLQDERSRRLLPILITNAKRGANLVKQVLSFTRGMEGERTLVQFKHLIIEIQQIIKETFPKTIEITTLLAQNLWVISGDATQLHQVLMNLCVNARDAMPNGGILKITAENFVVDENYANMHLDSKIGPYIVISVIDTGLGIPTEILDRIFEPFFTTKELGKGTGLGLSTVLGIVKNHGGFINVHSEAGQGSQFKIYLPAQEITETVEEVEAVFPGGNGELILIVDDEAAIRDITKTSLESYNYKAITASDGIEAIALYAEHRDEISLVLTDMLMPSMDGLTTIRTLQKINPEVKIIAISGLVSSDKVNAAYNMGIQAFLSKPYTANQLLEAISFIKDKN
- a CDS encoding response regulator; protein product: MKGRQPTVTILMADDDEDDSMLVREAITVSQLPIDLHTVSNGEELMDYLHRRGQYTDNKLAPRPGLILLDLNMPKKNGLEVLKEIKTDPELRTIPVIVLTTSKAEENIHHTYSLGANSYIVKPMTFSALVELMETFGKYWFEIVELPLAVVGGENEEKPNQSSTH
- a CDS encoding PAS domain-containing protein — its product is MTNQDSALILIVDDDDVTRIHLRQLMEYAGYRVVEASNGCQAITTYTNLHPDMVIIDAIMPVMDGFTCCEKLQKLPDIQDTPILMITAAYEPASVERAFAVGATDYITKPIQWVVLSHRIRHLLAASRAIKKLRQQNQQAQLRETQMKIALEAARMGTWDWNIITNQVSWSDNKEALFGLEPGSFDGRYETFLHYVHPQDRDFVNISVIEAVQTDAEYDVEFRIVLADGSIRWLVSKGVVFRNAAGEPVRMSGIVIDITKRKQAEAELRQSEERFQIITRATNDVIWDWDLLTNQVWWNQAVQTLFGYPLAELSADLNWWYERIHPEDQPIIDTDMWAAINSGQQFWSHEYRFRRYDGSYAYILDRAYIVHDQAGQPVRMIGAMMDITERKRVQAQLQWQNLRSQLFADITVKIRQSLQIDEILQTSVTEVQKLLRADRVLILRLRSNGSILILKEAVVPGLPMASSLELNEPTLGEMYVLKYSQGIINAISNLDDEQEAANISPPHLKIMQELGVKAVLSVPIFLQNQIWGLLIANQCVHPRQWNNWEIELLQQLADQIGIALTQSKILETETRQRQELSRSNEALQEFAFIASHDLQEPLRKIKTFSERLLITCGDSLPEAASDYLERMQNAVLRMQTLIEGLLTLSRVTTRAQPFVSVSLAEITQEVLSDLEVLIQQTGATVEVEDLPTIKADPLQMRQLMQNLIGNALKFHHPQMTPIVKIYSQHLNNQSAQLAVGLEFCQIIIEDNGIGFEQKYSDRIFQIFQRLHGRREYEGTGIGLTICRKIAERHFGTITAQSTPGKGTKLIVNLPINSPT